Genomic segment of Anaerobranca californiensis DSM 14826:
TGATTATTTGTAGTATAAGACTGGTAACCTTTCTTTTTCTTGAACTTTGGAAATCCTATTTTTTTATCTCTAAAGAAATTTTTATATGCTTTTTCTAAATTAAGTTGTGCATTGGCAAGTGCAAGACTATCTACTTCTTTTAGAAAAGAATATTCTTTTTTATATTGTGCAGGTGTATTGTTTAGCATTTCTCCTGTTTGTTTATAATATTCTATTTTGTCATGTAACATTTTGTTATATATAAATCTTACACAACCAAACACTTTAGCAAAATATTCTTCTTGTTCTTTTGTTGGATATATCCTGTATTTATAAGCTTTTAGCAAAGTTACACCTCCTTATTTATATTGTAACATAAAGTAATGCTACTTGCAATCACCTTTTTGTTTAGCAATTCATCCCCCACTTAAGAAGCGGGGGACTTCTTGCTACTTAATGTTAAAATAGTTGATTCAAGCCTTTTTTGCCCATAACCTTCCCATTGAATCAATAAAAGTTTTCATTTGAGCCGCCATATTGCCAAAACGGGTAGGAGTGCCAAATATTACCCTCCTTAATAAAACTTCTACACCGGGGACACTTTTTGCCCCTTCTACTACCCCCTCCGCCATTTTGTAGGTATTGCCATAAGTAGAATAAAATAACACCACAATTTTTGCTTTTTT
This window contains:
- a CDS encoding helix-turn-helix domain-containing protein, with translation MLKAYKYRIYPTKEQEEYFAKVFGCVRFIYNKMLHDKIEYYKQTGEMLNNTPAQYKKEYSFLKEVDSLALANAQLNLEKAYKNFFRDKKIGFPKFKKKKGYQSYTTNN